TTTATCCCCCTGTTGAACAAGTTCTTGGGGTCCCATTTTGGCACGAGATATCGGGTAACAGGTCGTGTTtatgtcagcaatcgggtcgatttcgggtcaagctaaaatcacttaaaattgaataaaattgaattcgactcgtaaaatatttgaattcgaCTCGAAAATAATCGAGCCAAGCTCGAGCTATTCGAATAGTTTTCCGAGTCGAGCTCCATATTACTCTGTTCGTGAAGCTCGCGAGCCTAATCGAGCCTGTATTAGTATAATATTTCTCTATtatttttagattattatataatatatttgttttcttatatatttaatcgaatcgaactcgagcCGAACAGATCGTGTTtcgagttttttttaatatttggtgAAATCATTCGagctttcgagccgaactcgagcccaTCGAACACTCATGAGCCGAGCTCTAAGCTTAAAATTAAAAGCTcggtcgaactcgagctcgagccccGAACTTTTTAATCAAGCTCGAGCCGAGCCTGGCAGTGTTCGACTCAGCTCGTTTACACCCCTAGGCCTATCACATGCAAGTATATTCATACCCACCTTGCCAAAAGACACATTTCACACATATCACTTATAGCATAAAGTAAAAGATCAGACCAATTGTGCAAAAATCCCATTTTCAATAATACCATGTTCGCTAATTGGCACACGTCGCCAGTAAGGACAAAAATATTCATAGCAATTTTCCAATATTGCACAGTAATATTAGCTACTCTCATGACCCAGCTTTTAAGGAAAATATACAAGAACTCTTAAAGTTATGGTTTCTTGAGCAGTCGTCAAAAGCACTTCAGTCTGGCTGATATACAATAATAGCCCTTTCATTTCTTCTGTGCAGGTCACTGGCATGCATTACTTGTCCAGCACAAGAAATTCACTTCGTCATTTATAAATTTGCTGGGATCcaaagttcatacaatcaagCCAAATATCTAAACAGATTGGCGTTATCCCTGTCTCTTTCCAGATAATCACGCGTTATTAAATCTTCAATCCTTTTCTTGATTGCTTTCACATCAGGCTGCATATATACAAATAACAATGCCATTTAGTTGAGAAAATATGTGAAAAGTTAAAGGGTGAATCAACAAGATAAAGGCATGTAAGGATCTACCTTGAACATGCGTCCCAACTGTTCAACACATTCCATAACCAATTGTTGGTATCCCAAAACTTTACGACTCTTCATAATGCGGACAATAGACGCATCAATAGCATATCGTCTGTCCTTGTCAACATCTTCAATGACCTTTTTCTTCTCATCAACTGGAGGGAGAGGAATCTGCATTcccaaaatatttcataaaccCTCTAAAGATGCTGAAATTTGGCTCAAACGAGATATGAAGGATCAAAAATTAAAGGAAACGTACCTTAATTCTCCTCATTTTGTCAGTGAACTTAGAGTTAAACTCAAAGTAATCAGTAGGTGAAATAGTTTTGTTGTTTGGCTCTTTAGTAAGAATTTTATACTTGGCACATGAAAGAGAATGAAGCAGACGAACAACATCATCATCGGACAAATTCAACTGACTCATGATTTCTTGATAACTCAATCTATCAGAAGCATTAAATAACAGGAGAGCAGAGGCCTAAAGTAAAGAAACCGTATCAGAGAGATCATCCAAGATAACATCACCAAAATTAAGATAACAATAGAATAACATGCCTGGTAAGTTGTGACAATCAGTTCAATTGTTTTGGGGTCAAATTTTCCATTGATATTGCAAGTACCCAGAGAATATATCCATGTGAGTTTTCTATGCTtcgtttttgtttgataaaaatctctgaatacttcaacGCACTTCACCTGATTCATAGGttcggaaaaagaaaagatgtcAATTACAACAATATCATGAAAATGTGTCAATATATTCACATTGGCAGAAGTTGTCAGGTATGATATCTATAAATTTTACCATCTCAGCGGGGAGGTTGAGATCAAATGACTTGTAACTTGGCCAGAAGCCAGTGGTCAGAACAGTAACGGTCAAGTCAATGCCAGGATTCACATTAGGATTATTTCCCAGGTACTCCTCAAAGCTGGACTGATTCTCTTTTGCcaaagtcaaatctgtgacctGAAGGTACCAGGTGAAGATTACTTAAGCATTGAAACTAGTTTTTATGACCCCAGTACCAATATAGAGAAATGACGTTTACCATCCCCTCCATCTTAGATGTGAACTGACCACCACACTGTTGCTTTAGTTTGGTCAAAATACTACGCTCATGCTCATCATTGGCACTCTTGTCAAAGAGAAGTCTCCGTGCAAGCTTTTTTCTGCCACCAGCCAAAATAAGAATGAGAAAACCACTTTTTCTAGCTGTTCAGTCAAGAAAAGCTAAAATAGTAATTGCATAGTTTACCTATAGAATTCGGCAAACAGGTCTTTATCGCTAATATAAGCCAACAGCTTTACGACCTAAACATCAGATAAAGAAGTTCTGTAAGTCCCCATATACACCCAGAACACATCAACTCATAGCTAGACAAAGAACCTTACCTTCTCAAGTGTTTCTTCTATAGCCTCATCACTTAATCTCTCACTCCCACCCTTTTTAAGAATGTTATCACAGAAAGTAGCAAGAAGTTCAGCATTAGAGCTTCCAGCAACACCCTTATTGCAGAAGATTTCAAAAGCCTCCTTGAGAGCCTAGAACGaagaaaaatttaataatgtTGGAATATGTGAAGACCTCATAATAAAGAGACTAGGCATAACTTACAGAAGATCTTACCTTATGGAAAAGAGTATGGTTTGTAAAGCAGTCATTTACATAGGCGAGGTATTTGTCATGCAATTCAATCACTTTTCTAACAAAAACCTAAACAAACAGAATTTTAGTCAGTGGGCACTTCAGATACATTCTCAAGTTTAGGTGGTATAGTAAAGCATTATGCATTACCTGCTCCTGTAAGCCAACCACATCTCTCTTCTCTGCCTGTAAACAAGTACAACTTAGTTCAATATTGCAGTTAAAACTAATACAGTGTTTGTTAACAAAATATATCAGCACCTAGGTACACTAACAGTATAAACGCAGTAAGTATTAACCCCAATAcccaatatcaaaaatattaaagacCCATCTAACCCAAGAGTCAAAGTCTATAGTTGAAAGCCCAGACAAGCAACAGGTAAATAAGAAATAGAGTAATTGTAAATTGGTCCCTCGAGGAAAAAGGGGGGAAGTAGAATGTAATAAGGGAAAGGGAAGAAAATTAGGTATTCAGATAATGAGTAGTCATTTTCTCGATCCCGAGAGAGTGAACCTCTCGAAAGCTCTACAACCTGTATACTTGTCGTGTATTGTGTCTTGTAATCAGTGTTAATTGTCTTGTATTGCTTAAATAACAACTACAATTTGCGTCAGTTACGTCAAGCATTTTAATTCTATTACAGTATGGCCCCAGGATTGCTAGAGCCCTGGATAGTAAAGTTATATTACATCCAAACTTCTAAGCAATAactacacaaataaaattaacagTAGCCGAGGCATTTCCTCCCCCAAAATGGTAAGCTTATGTTCAGTCTTATAGTTACTTTCATTTACCAAAAATCAGAAGGAACAGCAACAAGAACAAAAGCAATGAAAATCCAGCGACAGAGATACAGTTCAGTTAAACATTCCATATAcgatatacatatacaaaatcattttaaatcttAAAAAGCAGAATCATCTGACAGCATAACAGCCAGATTAAAGTCTGGTAGATCCAACAACCAATTAGGTAGACTTCACCTTCACATACACTACTACAACTAGTATCCAACGAGAAACAGTTAGCTAACCTTCTTGTTGCTTGCTGCATcttctgcatgttttaccaatGCCATCCCTTCATTTGTAACATGCTGTATCAATGGAAAaccaaaaaaattcaatataaaagCCGTTTATGCATGTATATTTAGAAGCTTGCTAGTAAAAACAGATGCACTAACCTGCTTGAAAATATTAGAAACTGGATCTAGGCCTTTAGGTATTTTGGAGAAAAGTCTATACATCCTAGACAAATCATCCACCTAAATATACAGAGTATATTAGCACACTGAGCTAAAACCATATAACCAACTTGACGAACAGACGTCCAGCAAGTACCTTGTCATCCCTAAGTAATGCATGACAACCAGAATGTTCCTTCTCGAGCAACTGGGTTGCATACACAGATAGCAGCTCATGTTGAACTTTCTAGAACAGTTATGAATAATAAGGATAACAGTTGATTAGAATAGCAAGTATATCACCAGAATTAAAGCGAATTGCTTAAACACACTCAAGGAACAAAGTTGGATGGCATCTGAGACCATTGCACTACAACTAAATAATCCATGACTAAtagaaacaaaaaatatgattcTATAGGGTTATATTATGAGAACAGACCTCAAGCAACTTTGGCTCACTACTGAAATGTAGGTAGTGAGAAACCCTGTCCTTTTCCCGTCTCAAACACTCTTCTGCCTGGAATGCAGGAAAGatgttcaaaaatcaataagATATGGGAAGTATCTGCAAACTTTaattaaagtaatataattaCCTTTAACATGTAATCAGGACAAGAATCTTCAAGAATCCAGTTTGAAGCTTTTCGAGAATAGTAAGCAGCAGTATCAGCGAGCATAGCTTCCTCAAAGTCATTCTCATATTGGTCCATTTGACTCATTCCGATTTCAACAAATATATCCAAAACATTCTTCAACAAAGCTCGGTCAATCTGTTCCCCCTCGCGCTCTTGATCAATCTGTATAGGAAAACATTATCatgtgacctgaatgaaaactAAGAAAATACTTACTAAccaacagaaaaagaaaaacaaaacataCCAGAGATATGACAGCATCCCTTACTTTAACTTTTAACTCCTGATATACCTGAAACAAAGTACAAGTTCCAGCAACATTACAAGATATATAACTTTCTACTATCTTTGCTTTATCTTAATCCATCAGAATTATAACGACCAAGagtattatacacacacacacacaaaccaacgattaaatacaaattaaaaccaGTTTATTAACcaatatttataactacgggaatcactaatttatactgcattaatcactgttttatacagtatataaacagtgatttttattattcaaaattgaaAAAACCTACTTAACTAAACTATTGGTAACTGATAATAAATGATCAATTCCGgtcgtaggaaggttcttgatgGTAATAAGCCGTAAGAGAAGGTGCACGATGGTGGTACATAGTcgctatttttggtaagttatgatggaaagtgtatgtgactattggtgacaGTAGGcgatggtggcaagtcatagaaattgctggtaatggtggtaagaggtacATTATTACGGttcgggtgaagatgatggtcatatacgttgcatatatatgtatgtatatatttatatttgagagaTATGTTATATTCAAAATAGTGATCTGTGATGTACAAAATAGTGATGTCTGtcgttaaaaatagtgattaaaaataaggtttttagtttgtaggctaatttggtttgtattggagtaggactctctctctatatatatataataggaaCCAAAAGCTGAAATCAGATATAGAAAAAATTAGTTACCAGATCCCTGAAGCACGTGAGTCCAACTTCATTAAGTGGAGGAAGTGACCTCCGCGCAATGAAGTACCGATCAAGATAATGAAAGAATCGAGAAAGCCACCTGACCATTACTTTGTGGTTTGTCCATCTATTCACAAGCTCTCTCAACATAAACTCATCATGTTTCTCTCGCAAAGAAGGCAGTACCTGGATTTGAATCAAAAAACATTAAAGTTACCAATTAAACAAAATGCCAAAATGTCACCTCCTGACTTAGCATTAAACCAAAATTCGTAAATATGCTCAAACAACACGAAGACATGATCCTTCATATGGGAACGGTGGTCTGGTACAGTTAAATCACAGTGTTGATTTGGCAACATAAAATAACAACAAATTCATTTAAAAGGAACCTCACCAAGTTCGTTTCATCTCCATGAAGAGGTAATGCAATCAAATTACCAGTTTACTTGTTCAAGAAAGAGATAAAAAACTGTATGTAGATTTTTATTAGCTTAAAGGTATCTATGCTGTCTGTACCTAAGATTAACATCAATGACAAAATTATTTTGGTGAATAAATACCATCTGAAGTCCTGCTACTATTATATTCACTAAAAAAACAGGGTAACATTAAATTTTCGTATTCTAGTAAGCTATTATCTGATTCAATTACTTGCATAAAAGATGACTAAAAAAAGGAGTTAACACCCTTAGTTATATGAGCCTATTGATTAGTATTAAACTGCAAAACAGTATTCCTTGGACCAATTTCAAAGAGGAATAAACTTAAGGACTGAAATTACAAACTATCAAGATGACTATTGTTTGTTCAACTTCGAACCAACAACAGATATATTGCATTGCAACTAACTCACACAACTACGCTTGTACACAAAAATGTAGCTCCCACATAACAAGTTAAAAGCACACTTTACTTAAGTCTAAACATCACATACCCAACCTAAGAAAATAAGCAAAACAACAATCAAATACATAATTAGCCTTACAGTAGAAGTTATGTACTCCTCGAACGCTTCGCGGTACTTGTCGTACAGCTGCTGGGAGTAATCATGTGGAGGCTTCTGCGTACACATATTATAGATAGTTCTGGACACACCAAAAACCAATAACATATCACTTCCATTGAAAAGCAACAAACACTTGAAATAAACAAGTCCATATCGAGAAAACATACGTGTAAAGCATCATATAGTCCTCGGAGCTAAACTGCGGCTCCGGAAGACCTTCAAGAATCTTCTTCAACTTAGTGATCCCTTTCTGCATAAAATCCCATCCGTTGTCCAAATCGATAGTCTTCCGCTCATTCATCACGATATACTGAAAATCGTTACAACaaactcattttaaacaactacAAATCAATCACTACCCCCAAACTCAATCATTCGCAATTCCATAAACCCTAACTATCTCAACCGAAAAATCTCATCAATCACACAATCAGAACAACACAATCAcaacaaaatcaatcaaaatctccGAACAATCATATATCAGTAATCATACAACCCTAACCCAAAACAAAGTAATCGAAGCAATACAAATACGTGTATGTGTTAGTGTGAGAGATAAAAAGAGAGATCTACCTGATAAGATGAAAAATAAACCCTAGAATTGAATGAATGGAGCTTCGAGAGAAGCAACGATGGCGATTGAGAGAGACGataattatgatttttattttataattataatctctGTGTTTTGGGGATTTGTTTTAGATACAGACCATTGTCTCTATAGGTCTAAAATCAGGCCCACCAATTCAAGTCGGTCCCTCTCAACATTGATTTGTATGGTTATAATTGTTACAGACTTACAGTACgacattttatttattatttttagtttaacaTGGAATTATAAAAATGTTCCATCATCGTAACTTTGTCATTGATACAGTACTAGAAATCAGTCCATTACCATCGACATTGAGGCTGCGGCTTCGTCCTCCTCTTCAGATAGATAGTCCATTTTGTGCTGCTTGCGCGTATTTTTGATCGGGTTCGAGCGAGATGTTTGGATTCGACGGGAGATTAAATGAATTGCCGGAATATGTTTGAAAATCTCGAGACCCTAGTCTGTTGGGTCTCAAGATAATTAGAAAAAAACTGCAATATCTAATAACGAAAATCTTGTTAATGATACTATATGATTGAATTATATGAATAGATCACGTGTTTTTCATACGTTACAAATTTTAAACGTATCTGATAAGATATCCAAGATTTTATCTAGATAATGTgtaaataatagtaattattatatattcaatatGTTACCATGAGCAAAATCTTGGGCAGAATATTGAAgattctgaatttttttatagatgaatcacatgtttatgatgttcaaaatattcaaaaatcttTTGATGGTTTTTTCCTTCACGGAAAATTGCTTGCTATCGTCGAAATCTAAAAAAACAGTCACATTCATTATAAATCGTTGATCCCTAACTCTTATAAGTAACATGAAATAATCATTATGTTTCAAGATGACTTATATTTATTGAAACTCATGGACTTTCTGTATCCATGAAATTtccataaaataattatataattatatttaataatatatggtAATAGAGTTTGTTggtactaaaaaaataaatgaacttATGAATGTTATTTCGTACCGTTGGTCGAAAGTAGGAATGCGAACATTTTTTTAGTAGAAGACCCCGAATCTAAAATTTTGTAGACTTGCAATACTGCTGACTGCTCGAGACCAAATATTACTCTGCAAAAGATTTGGATAGCGTTTAGTTTGAATCTGTGCACAGACCTGGTCATTGGTTGTTCAGTTGGCAGAGTCCTCCTTAATAGGAGAGGCTGTTACTTAGCtttaatttatacaaaattttattatcccTATAATATTAACTATCTGTAAAGATAAACAGGCTGCATTTGAAGCTAATACATAGTGAAGCAATCTTTCTGTATTCATAATTCACAATACACTCAGGTTGCAATTTTTGTTTATGTTATCAATATTTGTTCTTGAATTGTatgttatttacttattttagactgtgactaaatttttaatacattttGATTTAGCACAGGATCTCCAAATTCGAGAAAAATTATGACTCTTAATAAGGTATCATCTCAGGAGAAAACGCCATTGACCGTATCAGGAGAAGCTGGCCATCCTAAAACCAGTTCATCTGCTCGGGGATTGGGAACGAGGAATAGTTCACTGACTGCAAGGATCCTAGAAGCCATGGCAAATGGGTATATAAAGGGAGATATCAGGCGAAAGAAGGAGGAAATGGCGGCGGTGGATGGGGTAAGAGGTATCCGTCTGGTGGTCGACTTAACAATGTACCCTGCGCAGACTAGTGATTTGCAAGCATTGCATGAGTCTGATGCTACAACATCTGAGCAGCTGGCTGTGAGAAGACGGAGTGCGAGGAAGGAGAGGCCTACTCTGAAGGCACTTGAAGCTATTGTAGATTCGCAGTCCCGGGCAAACAAAACGAATAAGAAAGATAGGGAGCAATGAGCTGATGTCATTCAACTCCTAATTCTGTAATAAAACTGTGTTTGAGACATACTAATATACAGTAATCTTTGAACTGTCAatttgtcatatatatatatatttctgtcaCTGGAGGTTAATATATGACATTTTCTGGCTTAGGCTGAAATCAGGTTAAGTTTGATCATCTATTTATCAAATGCCATAGACTGCCATTCCATTATTGGAATTTGGACCCAACAATCCCGGAACTTCACATTTGCCATTGATTCATTGATAAGTTTTAAGTTTTACCAGGGATGCATCCCGGAAATGGTGAGAAGTACTAGAAACTTATACGTCAGTGAGGGAAAGTACATTCATTAGATTCTGATCACCGAGAAATTGCTCAGCAGCCCTCAGTCCTTGAAAATCTCAAGGCATTTTGTCATCTCAACAACGGCAAGGACTTGCTCACATGATTGTGCGAGAACGGTTGGGGGAAAAGAAAATGAGCTTTTTCTCGTAGAATTGAGCAATTCTTACCTCTCTTCTGCACCATGCGATGTAAGTTAGTTGTTCATTTATCTTTAGAAGTGATTGATTAAGTGCTTCACCGTGATTAATTGAGAACATGTGTACTTATAGCTCAGCATCAAACCTGTTCTCTATTTCGGCTCAAGTGCTTTAGATCATTATGTGAATTATGGTTACCGGCATTGACATAAAAATTGGTATAGCAATATATAGTTTCATTGATATTGACATTTTGTTTAGTCAAAAGATATCTAAGATAATGGATGGTTCCTGCAACTTATGAATTTGAAACAAGAGGTCACATATTTACTCTGTCCTCTGGCTGGAACACGTTAGATTAGCATAGTACACTGCTCGTCATTAGCTTGTGAACGAGCTCTCTTTTTTCCCTGATACAGGCTGGGCGCTGGCATCAAGTGTATACCAGTTTTTTTCTGTGTAATGCTAATTTTAGATTTGGTTGTTAAAAAGGTCGTGATGCAGAATAATAAAATCTTAACTACTTGTTGGACATATATGCAAATGTATCATCCCATCCTCCATTCCATTACTTCTGCTTGATGGATGAATTTAGTCTTCCCACACATACTTGATTCTGTTTTGCAAGAATTTGTGTGATTTAAATGTGTAGAAGAGTAATAAGTACAATTCAATATGGTCGACTGGATttgcatttttaatttaatgctTTATTTGACATGTGCAGTCAGAGGTGTTAGTGGATGCCTCTGTTGTAGGGAGAGGAAGGAACTTGACTGTAGTTGCGGTTGAGTTCAGAATGAAGGTATCTGAGAAGCTGGTCTACACGTCTCGTGCTACCTTCTATAATATGCCAGTTGCAGGTTTATGAATACTAGccttttaacccgtgcgaagcacggacggatatatagttcgtaatttattatttataatgtaaattttaatattattttattaatattttagtattaatggattgagt
This genomic window from Daucus carota subsp. sativus chromosome 7, DH1 v3.0, whole genome shotgun sequence contains:
- the LOC108196163 gene encoding cullin-1: MNERKTIDLDNGWDFMQKGITKLKKILEGLPEPQFSSEDYMMLYTTIYNMCTQKPPHDYSQQLYDKYREAFEEYITSTVLPSLREKHDEFMLRELVNRWTNHKVMVRWLSRFFHYLDRYFIARRSLPPLNEVGLTCFRDLVYQELKVKVRDAVISLIDQEREGEQIDRALLKNVLDIFVEIGMSQMDQYENDFEEAMLADTAAYYSRKASNWILEDSCPDYMLKAEECLRREKDRVSHYLHFSSEPKLLEKVQHELLSVYATQLLEKEHSGCHALLRDDKVDDLSRMYRLFSKIPKGLDPVSNIFKQHVTNEGMALVKHAEDAASNKKAEKRDVVGLQEQVFVRKVIELHDKYLAYVNDCFTNHTLFHKALKEAFEIFCNKGVAGSSNAELLATFCDNILKKGGSERLSDEAIEETLEKVVKLLAYISDKDLFAEFYRKKLARRLLFDKSANDEHERSILTKLKQQCGGQFTSKMEGMVTDLTLAKENQSSFEEYLGNNPNVNPGIDLTVTVLTTGFWPSYKSFDLNLPAEMVKCVEVFRDFYQTKTKHRKLTWIYSLGTCNINGKFDPKTIELIVTTYQASALLLFNASDRLSYQEIMSQLNLSDDDVVRLLHSLSCAKYKILTKEPNNKTISPTDYFEFNSKFTDKMRRIKIPLPPVDEKKKVIEDVDKDRRYAIDASIVRIMKSRKVLGYQQLVMECVEQLGRMFKPDVKAIKKRIEDLITRDYLERDRDNANLFRYLA